Sequence from the Catenuloplanes indicus genome:
CCGCCGAGCCCGCTCCAGGAGTTCAGCCCGTGCCACCGAACGATCAGTACCAGCCCCAGCCCGGCTACGCACCGGCACCGCCGACCTGGCAGACGCCGCCGGCCGGGGGCTACCGGCCGCCGTTCGCGCCGCACGGGCCTTACGGGCCGTACACGGCCACGAACCCGCCGCCACCGGCACCGCCCCGCCAGCGGCCACCGAAGCCCCCCAAGGAGCGCTCGCCGCTGTTCGGCGCCACGCTCTCGGTGGTCCTGGTCGCGATCGGCGTGCTGTCGATCATCGACCTGAGCAACCTCGCCGGCCCGACCGCCGGCGCGTACTTCGCGGTCGTGCTCGGCATCGTCGGCGTCGGCATGCTGATCGGCACGAAGTGGGGCCGCGGCCGTGGCCTCATCGTCCCCGGGCTGGTCGCGGCCGTCGCGCTGGGCATCTCCGTGGCCGCCGAGGCGGACGGCTACGACGAGGGCTCCACCACCACGGTGTGGAAGCCGCGGACCATGAACGAGCTGTCCACCCGGCAGAGCGCCTCGTTCGGTGAAGCCACGCTCGATCTGCGGGCGCTCGACTTCACCGGCCTGGACAAGACCACCCGCGTCGAGCTCGGCGCCGGCGACCTCACCGTGCTGCTCCCGCCGAACGTGGACGTGATCGTCGACGTCGAGCTCGGCGCCGGCAGCGCCGAGGTGTTCGGCCGGACGATGGACGGCGTGGGCGCGAACGAGCGGTTCGAGGACCTCGGCGCGGACGGCGCGGGCGGCGGCGAACTCGCGCTGACGGTCTCGAACGGCGCCGGAGACGTGGAGGTCACCCGATGATGAAGGCACACCGCACCGACGGCGTCTCGCTGGGTTTCGGCATCGTCTTCCTGTTCCTCACCGGCTGGTGGGTGCTCGCCCAGTTCGTCACGCTGGCGCTGCCCGCGATCGGCTGGATGGTCGCCATCTCCCTGATCATCTTCGGGCTGGCCGGGCTGGTCGGCGCGTTCCGCTCCGGCCGGGGCGCGGTGCCGGCCCCGACCAGCGGCGCACCGGTCAGCGCGGTGCCGGTCAGCGGGCTGCCGACCGGCATGCACGCGGACATCGTGCGCGAGCTGATGGAGAACCAGCGCACGTCCGGCCGGGACACGGCGATCGGCATCGACGACACCCGGGTGGACGTGCGGCCCAACCCGGCCGCCGCGTTCGCGCCGGTCCAGCCCTCCCCCTACGCCACCGACCACCTGACCGCCCCGGACACCTCGCCCACCGGCGAGCCACACCCGTCCGACGGCGAGACACGGCCCGCCGACGGCGACCGGACCGAGGTGATCGAGGAGAAGACCGAGGTCATCGACGAGACACCGACGACGGAGATCCGGGCGGAGGGCGACGGCGGACGCCGCTAGCCGCGCGCCATATGCTTGGCGGGCGGAGGGTCACCCTCCGCCCGCCGGCCGCGTCCCCGACGGCCGCGACAGCTCAGCCTGCTGCGAGGAGCACACGCGCATGTCCCAGACCCCCGCGTCCGTCGAGGTCGGAGAGCGGGCCGCCCGCACGCTCACCGCCGAACTGGCCCGCCACTCCGGGCCGAAGACCGCGCTGGTGGTCGGCGCGCACGCCGGCTCCCCCGTGCTGCCCGCCGCGTTCGACGCGCTGCTGCCCGGCGACACGCTCACGCTCGTACCGGCGGAGAGCTCGTCTGTTCTTGATCTTCGGGACCACGTCGAGGCGCAGGGCGCGTGGATCGCCGAGCGCGTCACCGTGGCCGGCTCGCCGGAGGAGGCCGACCCGGCCGACGTGGTCATCGTCGCGGAGCCGCTGACCGGCGGCGCCACCCAGACCCGCGCGGTCATCGACGGCCTCACCAAGCTGCTCGCCGACGGTGGCGTGCTCAGCGTCGCCGCGGTCGCGCTGCCCGGCCTGGCCGGTGAGGCGAGCGCCGAGCTCGACCGCCAGTCCGCGCTGTTCGGCGCCGGCACCGACCTGGTGCTGCGCAACCGCCCGCCGCTGCGCGTGCACCGGCTGCGCTTCACGCCCGCGCCCGCGTCGCTGGCCGCCCGGCTGGCCCCGGCGTACCGGCCGTCCAGCGTGCCGATGACCCGCACGATGCACATGGACTCCAACGGTGTGGCCGCCGCCGGCATCGCGCTCGGCCTGGCCGCGCTCGCCCGCGCCGCCCGGCCCAAGTCAAAGCTGTGGTGGATCCCCGCGCTCGCCGCCGCACCGGCCGCCGCGTTCTTCCGCGACCCGCAGCGCGACGTGCCGGACGACGCGTCCGCGATCGTCGCCGCCAGCGACGGCAAGGTGCTCGCGGTCGAGCGCATCCGGGACGACCGGTTCGGCGACACCGAGTTCCTGCGCATCGCGGTCTTCCTGTCGATCCTGGACGTGCACGTCAACCGCAGCCCGGTGCCCGGCCGCGTCGCGGACTACTTCGTCACCGACGGCGGTTTCGCCGCCGCGATGAAGCCGGAGGCGGAGCACAACGTCGCCGCCTACACGGTTCTGGACACCGAGCGTGGCACCGTCGTCGTCGCCCAGCGCACCGGCCTGATCGCGCGCCGCATCGTGCAGCGCGCCCCCGTCGGGTCCGTCCTGGCCCGCGGCGAACGGCTCGGCCTGATCCGCTTCGGGTCGCGCACCGACGTCTACCTTCCGGCCGACTCGGTCGAGCCGCTGGTCGGCATCGGCGACCGGGTGGCCGGCGGCGCCAGCGTCATCGCCCGCTGGCTCTAGAGGCCTTTTGCCTTTCCCGCTTCCGGCGTGGTGACGTGCCGAGTGCTCCCGCGGGCACCGGTTCCGTCGTGGGCCGGGGGTGCCCTCGATCGGGACGGGAAGGCTGAGCGAAAAACGAAGCCGGGCGCTGGGGAGCCAGCGCCCGGCTTCGTTTCGCACGCCGCCGGGGCGACGTGCGGGTGTCAGGCGACGCGGTGCGGTGCCCGGCGGTTGCGCACCCACAGGACCGGGCCGCTGAGCAGGTACGCGACCACGATCAGCGCGAACGTCAGCCGCAGGTCCAGCAGTGCGCCCGCGATCGGGATGACCGCCAGCCACGGGGGCAGCCTCAGCAGCCGGGCCAGCTTCGCGTACGGGAAGCTGGAGACCATCGCGACCGCCAGCAGCGCGACGCCGGCCACCTGCACCTCACCGGGGATCGGCAGGCCGATCAGCACGGCGATGGCGAGCACCGCCGCGGCCATGGTGGTGGGCACGCCGCAGAAGAAGCGCCCGTCCTTCGGTGACACGTTGAACCGGGCCAGCCGGATGGCCGCGCACCCGGCGACCAGCGCGCAGGCGAGCCCGGCCGCGACCGTGGAGACGCTGCCGGCCAGGCTGGCGTAGACCACGATCGGTGCGGCCAGGCCGAACGAGCACATGTCGGCCAGCGAGTCCATCTGGGCGCCGAACGGGCTGGAGACGCCGAGCTTGCGGGCCAGCGCGCCGTCCAGCCCGTCGAACAGCACGCAGGCGATCAGGCACAGCGCCGCGGTCTGCACGTCGTCCCGCATGGCCAGGAAGACCGCGCTGAGCCCGAGGAAGATGCTGGCCAGCGTGCACGCGTTGACGACCGCGAAGGCGATCCGGCGGCTCATCGTATGTGCCCCCGGTAGGAGAGAGGTGTCGGCGGGGGCGGGCTCGGCGATCGGGGTGGCCTCGGCGATCGAACGGAGTTCGGCGAGGGTCGGCACGTCCGACGACGCGGGTAGCGCCTCGGGGAGTGGGTAGGCCACCGGCTGGGGGTGGCTGTCGGAGACGACCAGCGGGCGTTGGTTGGGTCGTCGAAGACCCGCTCGCACCTGCAGCACCTGCCGGGCGAACGATCCGCTCCGGCGTAGCCCGGCCCACCGGCGGCCGGCCGGGCGGGGGCTGTCTGCGGTACGACGCCGACGCCAGGGGGCTCTCGGCACTGTCCCTCCATCGCCGGCACTCTGTGCAGTTCGTGCCGGCTTGTCCCTAGGGTCGGCCCAGTGCGCCCGGACCGACGTGTGTCGTCGCCGGTCGCCGTGGTGCGCGGCCAGCGAAAATGGTCGCCGGCCTCGGGTCGTGGGCCGGTGGAGCCGTCACGGCCGTGTCCCGGTGCGGGCGTCGGCCGTTATGCGGCCTACACCATTGCACATGACCCAGCCGTCTGGCGATAGCCAGCAGTTAAACTTTGAGCCGCTTAACGCCCGAAATAACCCAATTGAGCTGCTGTACCATCTAGCACGGTTTGTCGCTAATTTAAGGTTCGTCGCTGACGCCTGCATTGAGCTGACTCCGAAGTTTACCGGACGACATGGCGCCGTTCAGAAGCACGGGAGCGTCAGCGGCGCGGGGCGGGCGCGGTGCGGCTCTGCCCGCGCAGCCACTCCAGTGCGGCCTGCGCGACGTCGGAGAGCGCCAGCGCGCGTGCCTCCGCCGGGTCGAACCAGCGCGCCTCGGCCGTCGACCCACCGGCCGCCTCGGTCACCACCGGCGTCGTCGGCTCGTCCACCGCCGCGGTGAACGTGACCCGCACGGAGTGCCAGTCGATCGGATACCCCTCCGGCCCGCGTGCGGCCGGGTTGCGCCGGTGCGAGACGCGCAGCAGGCCGGTGATGCGCCCGTGCTGACCCGCCTCCTCGACCAGCTCACGGAGAAATCCGGTGTCCGGCTGTTCACCGAAGTCCGTGCCGCCGCCCGGCAGGTGCCAGCGGCCGGCGCCCGGGTACGCACCCGCGATCTTCGTCAGCAGCACCCGCCCCGCCGGATCGGTCACCAGGCCGTACGCGGCGAACCGCTGCCCCCTAGGCCCACCGGCCGGCGTCGCCACCGCTGCCGGCAGCTCGACCCGCGGCGCGGTCCGCAGCGTCTCCTCGACCAGCCCCGGATCCGCCGGCACGCCGAGCAGCCGCGCGGTGAACGGCATCAGCGGCAGCGCGCCCAGCTCGTCCCGCGCCACCCAGCGGACCTGGTCGGTCGCGCCACCCGTTTCGTGCCGCAACTCGCCGGCCGCCGCCACGTCGAAGATCACCCGATCGTGGTGCAACAGGACCTCGCGGAACGGCAGCGGCCCGACGTCGGCGAGCACGGTGTGCAGACCGGCGACGCGGACCTCCAGGCCGGTCTCCTCGGCGAACGCGCGCACCACCGCCCACTCGGGGTGCTCTCCGTGCTTGAGGTCGCCGCCCGGGATCTGCCACAGCCCCGGCATGTCGGTGAACGCGGACGACCGGGTCAGCAGCACCCGGCCGTCCCCGTCGCGGCATATGCCGTACGCGGCGATCCTTCTTGTCTGGTCCACGGACCAAGATTAAGTGGATCAGGAGAGTTTGGCCGCCCGCATCGCTTCGATGGTGACCTCGGTCAGCTCCGACTCGCTCAGCGCGGCCACCTCGGCCATGGTGAACCAGCGCACGTCGTCCGTGGACCCGCCCACGTCGTGGATGGTCGGCGGGCACGGCCGGTCGACCGCGACCCGGTAGAACGCGCGCACGCCGTGCCAGTCGATCGGATAGCCCTCCGGGCCGAGCGAGGCCGGATCGCGGTGGCTGGCCACGCCGAGCAGCTCGACGATCTCGCCGGGCTGGCCGGTCTCCTCCAGCAGCTCGCGCAGCAGCGCGGTGCCGGGCTGCTCGCCGTAGTCGGTGCCGCCGCCGGGCAGGTGCCAGCAGCCGCCGCCCGGGTAGTTGGCCGCGATCCGGGTGAGCAGGATCCGGCCGTCCGGGTCGGTGGCGACCGCATAGGCCGCGAACCGCTGCGCCCGGTGCAGGCCGTCCGGGCCCGGGTACGCGTAGAACGACGGGAAGTCCGGCGCCTCGTCCGGCCGCAGGTCGACAGCGGCCGAGGCCAGCCCGAGCGCGGTGGCCGCGAACGGGCGCAGCGGCAGCGCCGCCGCCTCGTCGCGGGTGAACCAGCGCGCCAGGTCGGTGGGCTGGCCGACCCGGTCGATCAGCGAGCCGCCCCGGATCGAGACGGTATAGATCAGCCGGTCCGTGTGGATCGTGATGCCCCGGTGCGGCAGCGCACGCATGTCCGCCACCACGTCGTGCAGGCCGGAGACCGCGACGGACAGCCCGGTCTCGGCGGCGGTCTCGCGGACCACCGTGTCGTTCGGGTTCTCGCCGTGGTCGACGGCACCGCCGGGCAGGGACCAGGCGCCGGGTGTGCCGGAGCGCGGGCTCGCCCGGACCAGCAGGACGCGGCCGTCGGGGTCGGTACAGAGTGCGTATGCCGCGATCCTGCGAAGCGGCTCGAGCGCGGGTGTCACGCCGTCACATTGTTCTCGCGCTTTGTAACCCGCCCGTGAACACTGTCGGATGGGTGACAGTTG
This genomic interval carries:
- a CDS encoding PspC domain-containing protein, with product MNTQHDPAEPGPSAPPPPPGPGPAAAPGAGEFPGGAAAPRLFGLVRPQQGRYVAGVCAGIGRATNTDPVLWRVLLAVLAVFGGTGLLIYLAAWLIIPAEGDTGSPLEGVLGKGDSGTSPLTVVGLAILAMVTFAYIMSDTWRAMLLVACAAIVGALIVNRGRLSPPGYAAPPPPPPPPTSATPAAEPAPGVQPVPPNDQYQPQPGYAPAPPTWQTPPAGGYRPPFAPHGPYGPYTATNPPPPAPPRQRPPKPPKERSPLFGATLSVVLVAIGVLSIIDLSNLAGPTAGAYFAVVLGIVGVGMLIGTKWGRGRGLIVPGLVAAVALGISVAAEADGYDEGSTTTVWKPRTMNELSTRQSASFGEATLDLRALDFTGLDKTTRVELGAGDLTVLLPPNVDVIVDVELGAGSAEVFGRTMDGVGANERFEDLGADGAGGGELALTVSNGAGDVEVTR
- a CDS encoding phosphatidylserine decarboxylase yields the protein MSQTPASVEVGERAARTLTAELARHSGPKTALVVGAHAGSPVLPAAFDALLPGDTLTLVPAESSSVLDLRDHVEAQGAWIAERVTVAGSPEEADPADVVIVAEPLTGGATQTRAVIDGLTKLLADGGVLSVAAVALPGLAGEASAELDRQSALFGAGTDLVLRNRPPLRVHRLRFTPAPASLAARLAPAYRPSSVPMTRTMHMDSNGVAAAGIALGLAALARAARPKSKLWWIPALAAAPAAAFFRDPQRDVPDDASAIVAASDGKVLAVERIRDDRFGDTEFLRIAVFLSILDVHVNRSPVPGRVADYFVTDGGFAAAMKPEAEHNVAAYTVLDTERGTVVVAQRTGLIARRIVQRAPVGSVLARGERLGLIRFGSRTDVYLPADSVEPLVGIGDRVAGGASVIARWL
- a CDS encoding CDP-alcohol phosphatidyltransferase family protein, which translates into the protein MPRAPWRRRRTADSPRPAGRRWAGLRRSGSFARQVLQVRAGLRRPNQRPLVVSDSHPQPVAYPLPEALPASSDVPTLAELRSIAEATPIAEPAPADTSLLPGAHTMSRRIAFAVVNACTLASIFLGLSAVFLAMRDDVQTAALCLIACVLFDGLDGALARKLGVSSPFGAQMDSLADMCSFGLAAPIVVYASLAGSVSTVAAGLACALVAGCAAIRLARFNVSPKDGRFFCGVPTTMAAAVLAIAVLIGLPIPGEVQVAGVALLAVAMVSSFPYAKLARLLRLPPWLAVIPIAGALLDLRLTFALIVVAYLLSGPVLWVRNRRAPHRVA
- a CDS encoding NUDIX hydrolase, with protein sequence MDQTRRIAAYGICRDGDGRVLLTRSSAFTDMPGLWQIPGGDLKHGEHPEWAVVRAFAEETGLEVRVAGLHTVLADVGPLPFREVLLHHDRVIFDVAAAGELRHETGGATDQVRWVARDELGALPLMPFTARLLGVPADPGLVEETLRTAPRVELPAAVATPAGGPRGQRFAAYGLVTDPAGRVLLTKIAGAYPGAGRWHLPGGGTDFGEQPDTGFLRELVEEAGQHGRITGLLRVSHRRNPAARGPEGYPIDWHSVRVTFTAAVDEPTTPVVTEAAGGSTAEARWFDPAEARALALSDVAQAALEWLRGQSRTAPAPRR
- a CDS encoding NUDIX domain-containing protein, encoding MTPALEPLRRIAAYALCTDPDGRVLLVRASPRSGTPGAWSLPGGAVDHGENPNDTVVRETAAETGLSVAVSGLHDVVADMRALPHRGITIHTDRLIYTVSIRGGSLIDRVGQPTDLARWFTRDEAAALPLRPFAATALGLASAAVDLRPDEAPDFPSFYAYPGPDGLHRAQRFAAYAVATDPDGRILLTRIAANYPGGGCWHLPGGGTDYGEQPGTALLRELLEETGQPGEIVELLGVASHRDPASLGPEGYPIDWHGVRAFYRVAVDRPCPPTIHDVGGSTDDVRWFTMAEVAALSESELTEVTIEAMRAAKLS